GGTTGCTGATGAAGTTTTAGTGAGTCGAGCGATAGGCGGCGACTCCAGCACAAGCACAAACTTTACGAGTAAGCTACGCGCTACCTCGACGCAGCTACAACGAAGCGAAACTTGTAGAGGAAGAGGTAGGAAGAGCACGAGACGAAAATCACCCAAAACGAACGTGGGGAGTTTTGGGAAGCCCGTGCCGTGCCTGCGGCAAAGAAGACACTAAGAAAGCAAGCGAAGTGAAGCTTGAATAGATGTCGTACTTGTGCCTAGAGGTGAAAGCGTCCGGCGGAAGCGAAGTCACAAAACGAACAGTGACTTTAACAATGCCTTTAAAATATAATCAGTTAAATGTTAAAAGGGATGTATTGGGATAAATAAGCTGCCATTCTAAAGAAAACACCAGTAAACAACATAATTCCTAGAACTACCATAATGGCACCACTAGCTTTTTGAATGATTGGTAAGTAACGGTTTATATTGCGAACTTTATCTAGTGATTTAGCGTAAAGTAAAGATACGAGTAAGAATGGGATTCCGAGCCCTAGTGAATAAACAAGCAATAATAGCATTCCACCAAGCGCATCTGAGCTTTGTGAAGCTAACGCAAGGATTGAGCCGAGAACAAGGCCGATACATGGAGACCAACCTGCAGCGAAGACGAGACCGAATGCGACTGATCTACCAAAACTCGTTGACTTTTTAGGGTTTGAAATTCTTTTCTCATTTAATAAGAAGTTAATGTTAAAAATACCCATTAATTGAAGACCGAAGAGAACAATAACGATTCCACCCAATTTTTCAAGTAATTCACGATTTTGTATAAAAAGACTTCCAATAAACGTTGAAGAAGCA
The Bacillus shivajii DNA segment above includes these coding regions:
- a CDS encoding cytochrome c biogenesis CcdA family protein, whose amino-acid sequence is MTVLSVFIINEFTFLSLFIALFAGIVSFLSPCVFPLVPAYIAQLTGSNISENQIQADRKLIFTRSIGFIIGFTSIFLILGASSTFIGSLFIQNRELLEKLGGIVIVLFGLQLMGIFNINFLLNEKRISNPKKSTSFGRSVAFGLVFAAGWSPCIGLVLGSILALASQSSDALGGMLLLLVYSLGLGIPFLLVSLLYAKSLDKVRNINRYLPIIQKASGAIMVVLGIMLFTGVFFRMAAYLSQYIPFNI